In Acropora palmata chromosome 7, jaAcrPala1.3, whole genome shotgun sequence, one genomic interval encodes:
- the LOC141887257 gene encoding uncharacterized protein LOC141887257 produces MKQQGEESVKHKPCIENEDLLRLKESAVMSPSAPHGLLNNVWFHITLYFCRRGREGQRNLKKSSFVFLQDENGNRYATMAHDEASKNHQGGLSDNTVSFEKLGRMYQTEHPNDEYNALCLYLEKLNPVCSAFFQYPKRSWKGPQEGVWFENRCLGVNKLGDMMKFLSKAANLSKIYTNHSGSQGIAEKYARDCRKVRNRLPKLRWGSKKHSKESGSGVFARDSEVEREEL; encoded by the exons aTGAAGCAACAGGGAGAGGAAAGCGTAAAGCACAAACCTTGTATTGAGAACGAAGATCTCCTACGTCTGAAAGAGAGCGCTGTCATGAGCCCCTCAGCGCCTCACGGTCTTCTGAACAACGTGTGGTTCCACATAACCCTTTACTTCTGCCGTCGGGGACGTGAAGGGCAAAGGAACCTGAAGAAAAGcagctttgtttttctccaagACGAAAACGGAAACCGCTACGCGACAATGGCGCACGACGAGGCAAGTAAAAATCATCAAGGAGGTTTGAGCGACAACACCGTAAGCTTTGAAAAGCTCGGAAGAATGTACCAAACAGAGCATCCAAACGACGAATACAATGCCCTTTGTCTTTATTTGGAGAAGCTAAATCCTGTATGCAGCGCTTTCTTTCAATATCCGAAGCGTTCTTGGAAAGGACCACAAGAAGGAGTGTGGTTTGAGAATCGATGTCTTGGGGTGAACAAACTCGGAGATATGATGAAATTTCTCAGCAAAGCGGCCAACCTGTCAAAGATCTACACTAACCACAGT ggCTCGCAAGGTATTGCCGAAAAGTACGCAAGGGATTGCCGAAAAGTTCGCAACAGATTGCCGAAACTTCGTTGGGGGTCGAAGAAACACTCGAAGGAGTCTGGGAGCGGAGTCTTTGCACGAGATTCTGAAGTGGAAAGGGAAGAGctgtaa
- the LOC141886702 gene encoding uncharacterized protein LOC141886702 yields the protein MPKISKGGPLSSKPYGVSAVLLARYTVILLAIALFYLNLVVAEESKPISPKSYQKLIGPGFSTNWFKTETPMKKYSEQNIKDVRDKGFKNLRLRCRADLYSYNYTATNFTWFLKNLTTVVDHCLKHKVIPIVSWIHHQAEVCATQKDHDAYVAWWTAVAKELKDRHFNLAFNLFTELGEGECGTTSNESIRSRIDKYNKWTADVVAAIRGTGGNNGQRILILGSPGKTAKDLKNIKSTIYSNDSYMMAEWHIYASGPNKKKDGQKYWTGDGTTKGRENVKNAIYEATNFTKKYKLRTYLGAWMPQDNDGGKLNENEVISFARFFVSELRRIKIPWSLNVLDRYYDTKKKAWLTGKQKIKGQKLNMSRVLDNIREVMP from the coding sequence ATGCCAAAGATATCAAAAGGCGGTCCTTTATCATCCAAGCCTTATGGCGTTTCAGCAGTGTTGTTGGCCAGATACACTGTCATCCTTTTAGCCATTGCACTGTTCTACCTCAATTTGGTTGTGGCAGAggaatcaaaaccaatttcGCCAAAATCCTACCAAAAGCTGATAGGTCCGGGTTTTTCCACAAACTGGTTCAAGACAGAGACGCCGATGAAGAAATATTCCGAACAAAACATCAAAGACGTCCGTGATAAAGGATTTAAGAACTTGAGGCTGCGATGCAGGGCAGATCTCTACTCATACAATTATACAGCCACAAATTTTACCTGGTTTCTTAAGAACTTGACCACCGTTGTTGATCACTGCTTGAAGCACAAGGTCATTCCAATTGTGTCATGGATTCACCATCAAGCCGAGGTATGTGCTACCCAAAAGGACCATGATGCTTATGTGGCTTGGTGGACAGCAGTGGCGAAGGAACTGAAAGACAGGCATTTCAACTTGGCTTTCAATCTTTTTACAGAATTAGGAGAAGGCGAATGTGGGACAACGTCCAACGAAAGTATTCGCAGCAGAATTGATAAATACAACAAATGGACCGCAGATGTGGTGGCAGCGATTCGTGGAACAGGTGGCAACAACGGTCAGCGGATACTGATTCTCGGATCGCCAGGAAAGACTGCGAAGGACctgaaaaacatcaaaagcaCGATTTACAGCAATGATTCATATATGATGGCTGAGTGGCACATTTATGCTTCAGGAccgaacaaaaagaaagatggGCAGAAATACTGGACGGGAGATGGTACCACCAAAGGCcgagaaaatgtcaaaaatgcgATCTATGAGGCAACTAATTTCACGAAGAAATACAAACTGCGGACATACCTTGGTGCCTGGATGCCACAAGACAACGACGgtggaaaattaaatgaaaatgaagtgaTAAGCTTTGCACGCTTTTTTGTGAGTGAGCTTCGCCGCATAAAAATACCATGGTCGTTGAACGTTTTGGATCGCTACTACGATACCAAAAAGAAAGCATGGTTGACGGGGAAACAGAAAATTAAGGGGCAAAAGCTTAACATGTCCAGGGTGTTGGACAATATTCGCGAAGTAATGCCCTGA